From the genome of Sporolituus thermophilus DSM 23256, one region includes:
- a CDS encoding DUF1540 domain-containing protein, with translation MSTSNPVVKCTVEQCTHHMPGNQCGAAKISVYNNETTGTSQTSADTCCKSFHHRKTIGDMVGALHNANWGGVITAGLYDGKQITPNVECFVANCKFWETGNYCHANSITVTGRNAAKTADTDCETYVPKS, from the coding sequence ATGTCAACGTCCAACCCGGTTGTTAAGTGCACCGTTGAGCAATGTACCCATCATATGCCTGGCAATCAGTGCGGGGCAGCCAAGATTAGCGTTTATAACAACGAAACAACCGGCACTTCCCAAACTTCTGCCGACACTTGCTGCAAGTCGTTCCATCACCGCAAAACGATTGGCGATATGGTTGGTGCCCTGCATAACGCTAACTGGGGCGGCGTCATAACCGCCGGCCTGTACGATGGTAAACAGATCACGCCTAATGTAGAGTGTTTTGTGGCCAATTGCAAGTTTTGGGAAACAGGCAACTACTGCCATGCGAATAGTATTACCGTGACTGGGCGCAACGCGGCCAAGACGGCTGATACAGATTGCGAAACGTACGTCCCCAAAAGTTAA
- a CDS encoding diguanylate cyclase, which yields MFPLPKQTNGANQFFFWIIMGLLGLWLFSGLTAFKLSTTALLTMHYIMEISSIILGFIIFFITWYGTNHNVGMQACAISLVALSTSIFEIGHVLAYPGMPGVTAETLEHLWITYSLVARLIWGFGLLYTMTLPATNGTFAYYPNKTLLYSTLLVVAALMANVSFNNTLSPSLYIDRYDHPLAVLGRVLGLVADAAALIILRRYHPNHVSRNFLQMALVFSFLADLSYLFSNQTPFVLNVSSHLCKVLSYYYLLRAIFVVVIQKPYEEIMKFKDEMEELAANNAKLYQESEQQRNLIEDTLAKIGTIISSQLNLKDTLDAIADMVADMMRARQSCIALLTKDHSVLQVAATYGINTPPAVIPLQSSLAGQVLESKTALYIDDLTLHPELFRPQLIFSNIRSMICAPLVNDREVIGVIEAYSSDKAAFTERDALFLKALGAYAGAAIASAMLYEETKLRLDEEKFLYQIAQSAASTIDTDTIMAQCTTHTVNALNADMGIGFLLGSNGRILSAKATVGIDCTITDVELAAYPKLAELTSTFKPAATTIDAFPLLSQSCDKNTIKHLLILPLSVDHRLLGVIILGWRGFVAPDRLERLPFAALMAQQIALGLEKANLYNQVKAMALADGLTGLANRRNFDLFLKAELRRSFTLKRPLSLIMFDLDKFKHYNDTYGHLTGDKLLAQIGEILRHNVRSIDLPARYGGEEFSIILPECTNAEALAIAEKLRQIVEETHFPDNLGAFTARITASLGVATYDPAITSGGVPDMEDLIAWADKALYQAKQQGRNRVFNAPLVQ from the coding sequence GTGTTTCCCCTACCGAAGCAAACAAACGGAGCCAATCAGTTTTTCTTTTGGATAATTATGGGTCTTTTGGGCCTTTGGCTATTTAGCGGCCTAACCGCCTTCAAGCTATCCACCACGGCCCTGCTAACAATGCATTATATTATGGAAATTTCAAGCATCATTCTAGGGTTTATCATCTTTTTTATCACGTGGTACGGAACTAACCATAACGTGGGAATGCAAGCTTGCGCTATAAGCCTCGTCGCACTAAGTACGAGCATTTTTGAAATCGGCCACGTACTTGCCTATCCCGGTATGCCCGGGGTCACCGCTGAAACGCTTGAGCACCTGTGGATCACGTACTCGCTGGTCGCCCGCTTAATCTGGGGTTTTGGCCTGTTGTATACCATGACGCTCCCGGCGACAAACGGCACATTCGCCTATTATCCCAATAAGACACTCCTCTACTCTACCTTGCTCGTCGTCGCCGCCCTGATGGCCAACGTCAGTTTCAATAATACCTTATCGCCCAGCCTGTATATTGACCGCTATGACCATCCGCTTGCTGTTTTGGGCCGCGTTCTGGGTTTAGTTGCCGACGCCGCCGCCCTTATTATTCTGCGCCGCTACCACCCAAATCATGTGTCCCGCAACTTCCTGCAAATGGCCTTGGTTTTCAGCTTTCTTGCCGATTTGAGCTATCTTTTTTCCAACCAAACTCCCTTTGTTCTCAACGTATCGTCACACCTTTGCAAAGTTCTCAGCTACTATTACTTGCTGCGGGCAATCTTTGTCGTCGTAATTCAAAAACCCTATGAAGAGATAATGAAATTTAAGGATGAGATGGAAGAACTAGCCGCAAATAACGCCAAGCTATATCAAGAATCGGAGCAGCAACGCAACCTGATTGAGGATACATTGGCCAAGATCGGCACAATCATCTCTTCTCAGCTTAATCTTAAAGACACGCTTGATGCCATTGCCGATATGGTGGCCGACATGATGCGCGCCCGGCAGAGCTGTATTGCCCTGCTAACAAAAGACCATTCCGTTCTGCAAGTCGCCGCCACCTATGGCATCAACACACCGCCGGCAGTCATTCCTCTGCAGTCCAGTCTCGCCGGGCAAGTCCTTGAAAGCAAGACAGCATTATATATCGATGACTTGACACTTCACCCCGAACTCTTCCGGCCGCAGCTCATCTTTTCAAATATCCGTTCCATGATCTGCGCTCCGCTTGTCAATGACCGGGAAGTGATTGGCGTAATCGAGGCCTATAGCAGTGACAAAGCGGCTTTTACCGAACGGGATGCCCTGTTTCTCAAAGCGCTTGGTGCATACGCCGGTGCGGCCATTGCCAGCGCCATGCTTTATGAAGAAACCAAGCTGCGGCTGGACGAGGAGAAGTTTCTCTACCAAATCGCTCAGTCCGCCGCTTCTACCATTGACACAGATACCATAATGGCCCAATGCACCACTCATACCGTCAACGCGCTTAACGCCGATATGGGTATCGGCTTTCTGCTTGGCAGCAACGGGCGAATATTATCGGCCAAAGCAACGGTCGGCATCGACTGCACCATCACGGACGTTGAACTGGCAGCTTATCCAAAACTGGCCGAGTTAACTTCAACATTTAAGCCGGCTGCTACTACTATTGATGCTTTTCCCCTCCTGTCCCAATCATGCGATAAAAATACCATTAAACACCTGCTCATTTTGCCACTGTCGGTGGACCATCGCCTGTTAGGTGTTATCATCCTGGGTTGGCGGGGTTTTGTCGCTCCGGACCGGCTGGAACGGCTGCCTTTTGCGGCTCTTATGGCTCAACAAATCGCTTTGGGCCTCGAAAAAGCAAACTTGTATAATCAGGTTAAAGCCATGGCCCTTGCTGATGGGTTAACCGGTCTGGCCAACCGCCGCAATTTCGACCTGTTCTTAAAAGCCGAACTCCGTCGCTCATTCACTTTGAAGCGCCCTCTGAGTTTAATCATGTTTGACCTTGATAAATTCAAGCATTACAATGACACATATGGCCATCTTACCGGCGATAAACTGTTGGCCCAAATTGGCGAAATCCTTCGCCATAATGTAAGAAGCATCGACCTGCCGGCCCGGTATGGCGGAGAAGAGTTTAGTATTATCCTGCCGGAATGCACTAATGCCGAGGCGTTAGCCATAGCGGAAAAGCTGCGCCAGATCGTAGAGGAAACCCATTTCCCCGATAACCTCGGCGCCTTTACCGCCCGGATTACAGCCAGTCTAGGTGTAGCAACCTACGACCCTGCCATAACATCTGGCGGCGTTCCTGACATGGAAGACCTTATTGCTTGGGCCGACAAGGCTCTTTACCAGGCAAAACAGCAAGGACGCAACCGGGTATTCAACGCCCCCCTGGTCCAATAG